The following coding sequences lie in one Arachis stenosperma cultivar V10309 chromosome 5, arast.V10309.gnm1.PFL2, whole genome shotgun sequence genomic window:
- the LOC130982621 gene encoding alpha-xylosidase 1: protein MVSPNPSLFFTLLLLSVAVASSSSSQPNATNIGQGYRLISVEEAPDGGLIGLLQVNKKTKIYGPDIPLLRFYAKHETDNRLRVQITDATKPRWEVPYNLLPREQPPPLTQSIGRKSIKNPITVSEYSGSELLLSYTSNPFTFAVKRKSNGETLFDTNSLFSSLVFKDQYLEISTKLPKDASLYGLGENTQPHGIKLYPSDPYTLYTTDISAINLNADLYGSHPVYMDLRNNGGSASAHAVLLLNSNGMDVFYKGTSLTYKVIGGVFDFYFFSGPSPLNVVDQYTSFIGRPAPMPYWAFGFHQCRWGYHNLSVVEDVVENYKKAQIPLDVIWNDDDHMDGHKDFTLNPVNYPRPKLLNFLDRIHKIGMKYIVIIDPGIAVNSSYGVYQRGLANDVFIKYEGEPFLAQVWPGAVNFPDFLNPKTVSWWGDEVRRFHELVPVDGLWIDMNEASNFCSGKCKIPKGKICPSGTGPGWICCLDCKNITKTRWDDPPYKINASGTQVPIGYKTIATSAVHYNGVLEYDAHSLYGFSQSIATHKALQGLQGKRPFILSRSTYVGSGKYAAHWTGDNQGTWENLRYSISTMLNFGIFGVPMVGSDICGFYPQPTEELCNRWIEVGAFYPFSRDHANYYSPRQELYQWESVAQSARNALGIRYKLLPYLYTLSYEAHVSGAPIARPLFFSFPTYTECYGLSTQFLLGSSLMISPVLEQGKTQVKALFPPGSWYSLLDWTSTISSKNGVYVTLDAPLHVVNVHLYQNAILPMQRGGMISKEARTTPFTLIVAFPAGATQGEAKGNLYLDEDEQPEMQLGNGYSTYVDFQATVKQGAVKVWSEVQEGKFALDKGFTIEAISVLGLDGSGVISEVEIDGKPLMSVTNATVSTSQHVHLDGENNGESKIIMVGLTGLNIPVGRNFAMTWKMG, encoded by the exons CTTCAAGTTAACAAGAAAACCAAAATCTACGGACCTGACATTCCCCTCCTCCGTTTCTACGCCAA ACACGAGACGGATAACCGTTTGAGGGTTCAAATAACCGACGCTACCAAACCAAGATGGGAGGTTCCGTACAACCTTTTACCAAGAGAGCAACCACCGCCATTAACACAAAGCATCGGAAGGAAGTCCATCAAGAACCCCATAACCGTCTCAGAGTACTCTGGCTCCGAGCTTCTGTTAAGCTACACCTCAAACCCGTTCACCTTCGCCGTGAAACGGAAGTCGAACGGCGAAACCCTCTTCGACACAAACTCCCTTTTCAGTTCCCTCGTGTTCAAGGACCAGTACCTTGAGATTTCAACAAAACTTCCGAAAGACGCTTCTCTTTATGGATTGGGAGAAAACACGCAACCGCACGGGATTAAGCTGTACCCGAGTGATCCTTACACGCTGTACACGACTGATATTTCTGCCATTAACCTCAATGCTGATCTGTACGGATCGCATCCGGTGTACATGGATCTGAGAAATAACGGCGGTTCTGCTTCGGCGCACGCCGTTTTGCTTCTTAACAGCAATGGAATGGATGTTTTCTATAAAGGGACGTCCTTGACTTACAAGGTCATTGGTGGTGTCTTCGATTTCTACTTCTTTTCGGGACCTTCTCCATTGAATGTTGTTGATCAGTATACTTCCTTCATTGGCAGACCTGCTCCAATGCCTTACTGGGCTTTCG GGTTCCATCAATGCAGATGGGGATATCACAATCTGTCCGTGGTTGAGGATGTTgttgaaaattataaaaaggcTCAAATCCCACTTGATGTGATATGGAATGATGATGATCACATGGATGGGCACAAGGACTTCACTCTCAATCCAGTAAACTACCCTCGTCCGAAACTCTTAAACTTTTTGGACAGAATACACAAGATTGGCATGAAATACATTGTCATTATTGATCCCGGAATTGCAGTTAACTCCTCTTATGGTGTATATCAAAGGGGTTTAGCAAATGATGTTTTCATCAAGTATGAAGGTGAACCTTTCTTGGCTCAGGTTTGGCCCGGGGCTGTAAATTTTCCTGATTTTCTCAATCCAAAGACAGTTTCTTGGTGGGGTGATGAGGTTCGACGCTTCCATGAACTCGTTCCTGTAGACGGGCTATGGATTGACATGAATGAAGCTTCTAATTTCTGCTCTGGAAAGTGCAAGATTCCTAAGGGAAAGATATGCCCAAGTGGTACAGGGCCTGGATGGATATGCTGCTTGGATTGCAAGAACATCACCAAAACGCGATGGGACGATCCTCCATATAAGATAAATGCCTCAGGAACACAGGTTCCAATCGGCTACAAAACAATAGCAACAAGTGCAGTCCACTATAATGGTGTTCTGGAGTATGATGCGCACAGTCTTTATGGTTTCTCTCAGTCCATTGCGACTCACAAGGCCCTCCAAGGCCTTCAAGGCAAAAGGCCATTCATTTTGTCTCGATCAACTTATGTCGGTTCAGGAAAATACGCTGCGCATTGGACCGGTGACAATCAAGGAACATGGGAGAATTTGAGGTACTCAATATCCACAATGCTCAATTTCGGTATATTTGGGGTGCCAATGGTGGGTTCAGATATATGTGGATTCTATCCACAACCAACAGAAGAGCTTTGCAATAGGTGGATTGAAGTTGGTGCTTTCTATCCTTTTTCAAGGGATCATGCCAACTATTACTCCCCTAGACAGGAGCTTTACCAATGGGAGTCGGTAGCGCAATCTGCAAGAAATGCTTTGGGTATAAGGTATAAGTTATTGCCATATCTCTACACCTTGAGCTATGAGGCTCATGTCAGTGGAGCCCCAATTGCCAGGCCTCTTTTCTTCTCATTTCCGACTTACACCGAGTGTTACGGCCTTAGCACCCAGTTCTTGCTAGGAAGCAGTCTCATGATCTCTCCAGTGCTAGAACAGGGGAAAACACAAGTCAAAGCACTCTTCCCTCCTGGAAGCTGGTATAGTTTGCTTGATTGGACAAGCACTATCTCGTCGAAGAATGGAGTCTATGTCACCCTTGATGCGCCGCTGCACGTGGTAAATGTGCATTTATACCAGAATGCCATTCTTCCAATGCAGCGGGGCGGAATGAtatcaaaggaagcaagaacAACACCCTTCACACTTATTGTCGCCTTCCCGGCAGGGGCAACACAAGGAGAAGCTAAAGGGAACCTTTACCTTGATGAGGACGAACAGCCGGAGATGCAACTCGGAAATGGCTACTCAACTTATGTTGATTTCCAGGCCACTGTCAAGCAAGGTGCTGTGAAAGTTTGGTCAGAGGTCCAAGAGGGCAAGTTTGCTTTAGATAAAGGTTTCACCATTGAAGCCATATCTGTGCTGGGATTAGATGGAAGCGGAGTAATATCTGAAGTCGAGATAGATGGAAAGCCATTGATGAGTGTCACAAACGCCACTGTTAGTACGTCGCAGCATGTGCACTTGGATGGTGAGAATAATGGCGAAAGTAAGATAATCATGGTAGGGTTGACAGGCTTGAACATCCCTGTAGGTAGAAACTTTGCTATGACCTGGAAAATGGGATAA